The DNA sequence GAGGGAAATTTTCCCAATACCATCTGAGAAACAGTATTTTATACCATCACTCTCAACTTCAATATCTTGAATTATTTCCACATCTTGAATGGGCACTTCATAAGTTTGCATTGATGAACTGAACAACTGACCCATCCTCGCTGCACATTTAGAAACGCTGCGAATATTGTTGAAGCATCCCATCCATTCTCTAATATCTGCTGCTTTCAACTTGTCACTTGAAGCAAAAACCCAAACTGAATTTGATCGGAGTTGACTCGCAGAGAAGGCCAgaaactcaaattttttcaaaccaaTTACAATCCCATCTCGAAGAATAGTCAATATCCGCTCATATATTTTAGTTCTAAAAGGTTCTGAAAAGATTCCCTTTTGCAAACTAGCTGATACAGCATTAACTGGAAGCTTACCCCAGTTCTCATCAACAAAAGTGATCCTCATGAAATCTGAAGCAAATTGAGAAAAATGCTTTACCACATGATTTGAGGTTTCAAGCTCAGGACCAAGACAATAAATCTTTGTTGGGGTAATCAAGGCTCTATGACAGCTCATTATGTTATTCTCCATCAGCCTTTTCTGCGATGATGGATGAGGACCTCTACCCTTACTACTTAGCACATGTAATTGAGTATTCACAAATTTTTGAGGTTCATAACAAGTGGAATTCAGCTTGTGCAATTTCTGAAAAATCAGGGCTTTGGTTTCTTCATCTAAACTTCCTAGCAAGTCAATGAAATCACTATCTACTGATGCAAGACTGATTTTCTGGGTATGAATGAGGGAATTCAATTGGAAAAGGGTCTCATACGGTATCTTAGTATCTGTAGAAAGACAGTTTACAAGTGGAACTATTTCTGCCGGAGAACAATACTCTTCCCCCTCCTCTAGAGTTAGATCTTTCAGAATTTCTCTGTAGAGCGGGAAACTACAAAAAATATCCTGATTGAATGGTCCTTCCTCAATCTCCCAACAAAACGATGTAGAATGTCCAAGTGCCTTCATAGCTGAGAAGTCTGTCGTACGCACCCAAGTAAAATCATAATCCTCCTTGCAGAAATGGTACCTACCATTAGCAGCATTAAACTTCGACGACACATTTGACCCAAATTTTTTCTGATAAATCTTTGGTGCATATTTCAGCTGAGAATGAAATAGTCAAGCAAAAGTTAGAAGTTCAGAAAAATTACAGATCAAGATGAAAAATTGCAACATTGTCATTGCAGTTTATATAACAAACCAAAAATTACATCAACCGACGACAAAATTAAGTGCATAGCCTAGTCAGAAAAAGATCATTACTTTGTAAGAAAAATACTGTACCAAAGCTTGGCAAAGACCCACATGCATAACAGaccattaaaaaaagaaaaaaagacaatACAACACACAGTTCTGAAGCTCATTGGCAAAAAATCAAACACCTTGTAGGCACTACACATTAATCAAGAAGCACTTGGATGTACCTTCAAGAGGAGGGCATTGAGTTTGTCACCACCACCCAAACAGTACCCATTGGCCTCCAGAATATCCTCGAACCAAATCTCGAGCTTGTAGCACTGTCCATCATGTGGGACCCAGAACTCGATCTTCCTCCTCTCGGGCATGGGCCAGCCCCTGACACGTTCCCAGGTGTGCAGCACACTCATGCGGTCGTCGCGGACCATGAAGCCGGCATAGAGGGTGCCGTTTTCGAGGCGGTGGGAGGGGAGAGAGGGGCGGAAGACGACATCGTCGGGGGCGTGGGAAAGGTGGAGGAAGTGGGATTTGAAGACGAGGGTGTTGTGGTGGGAGAGGGAGAGGGCCTTGGTTTTGGCGTCCGGTGTCTCGAACTGAACGCGGCCGAAGGAGCGGGAGTTCCAGGTGGCGTTGTTCTGATCGGTGAAGATCTCAAGGGCGAAGACGGAGGAGGGTCCCAGTGTGGCTTGGAGGAAGTGGACGAGGTCGGTGGCGGTGGCGGATATGGGGATGTTGGAGACACGCACGGTCGTGCCCGTGTCGGATGTGGCCGTCAGGGTCTCCATTGTAGGTGAGTGAGCGAGTGAGTGACTCGGTGGACTCAGTCAACCCTTGTTTACCCTCACTCTCACAGTCACGGTCACAGTCACAGTCCCAGTCACACTGCCCCCTTTTTGGAGCTTTCAGCTTTGGACTGCTCACTGCTGTTTTCTTATGCTTGATGCTTTCCTTTCCCtctttcttcccttttcctttaaAGGGTTTTGTTAAGAgggaatattttttatatagaattTCTCtcgagagacaaaaaaaaaaatcttaacaaTGTTTATAATGGATTAATTTATTGGCTCatagtaaattaaaaaataagaaatatctcctaaattttagtaataaatattttttatttcttaattttaaattttaactatctTCTATCCACTATTAAGATATTCTAGCATCGCCTAATTTCAACGGCTCTAATAGCACCATGACATTTTCTCTAGTCGTCACCCACTCCAACAGTCGGTTACATATAAAACTAATCACTCTTAGATTTTTATGCTTCAaccaaatttaataaattaattatctaaataCTCATTAAAACAATAATCTGCATATCTACTGTATTgaacatttaaattattttaattgaacATTTAGATTATTTTAACCCCTTGAAAATTTTAACCATCATCTCCCTTTTAACTCTAATTACACTCCCTTTTAATCCAAACTCCCTCCCCAGCGTCACCATCTCCCGTCGTCACCAACCTCGAGTGCCGTATTAAAAACAAACATCTCatttgcaagaaaaataaacatcacATTTACATTAAGAACAAACATCTCATTTATATAAAGAACAAAAATCCCATTTACATTAAGAATAAACATCTCATTtacatgaaaaataaatatctacaTGCATATATAAAACTTTCGCTGCATACTTTCTCCCATCATCGGTCTGTGCGTCCAGCATCGATCTTCCAATGATCCATACGCTTCTCCGGTAACGCTGCTGTCGCCGCTATCATGCCTGTCGTTGTTTCGTGCCGATGATGCGTCCGGCTAAAGGTGCAGAAAATTCTTCTGTCGAACGTTTGTTCAGCCACGTCGGAGCTGGTCCTCCTTCGCCGTCGCTATCCTCGAATTTGGCGTCTCCATCCTCACTAAAATCCTTCCATTCGCTGCGGCGTTCTTCTTCGCTAAGGGATTCATCAAGCCCAGCCTCGGAAACCGCGTTGCGTGCCAGTTCGTCTCACTCTTCAGAAGCTCCTCGCTGGGGTTAGGGTACAGCTTGGTCTTCAGCAAAGCGCTTCTCACGCCGGCGATCCCGTCAGTTTCAG is a window from the Arachis hypogaea cultivar Tifrunner chromosome 1, arahy.Tifrunner.gnm2.J5K5, whole genome shotgun sequence genome containing:
- the LOC112695656 gene encoding RNA-dependent RNA polymerase 2, giving the protein METLTATSDTGTTVRVSNIPISATATDLVHFLQATLGPSSVFALEIFTDQNNATWNSRSFGRVQFETPDAKTKALSLSHHNTLVFKSHFLHLSHAPDDVVFRPSLPSHRLENGTLYAGFMVRDDRMSVLHTWERVRGWPMPERRKIEFWVPHDGQCYKLEIWFEDILEANGYCLGGGDKLNALLLKLKYAPKIYQKKFGSNVSSKFNAANGRYHFCKEDYDFTWVRTTDFSAMKALGHSTSFCWEIEEGPFNQDIFCSFPLYREILKDLTLEEGEEYCSPAEIVPLVNCLSTDTKIPYETLFQLNSLIHTQKISLASVDSDFIDLLGSLDEETKALIFQKLHKLNSTCYEPQKFVNTQLHVLSSKGRGPHPSSQKRLMENNIMSCHRALITPTKIYCLGPELETSNHVVKHFSQFASDFMRITFVDENWGKLPVNAVSASLQKGIFSEPFRTKIYERILTILRDGIVIGLKKFEFLAFSASQLRSNSVWVFASSDKLKAADIREWMGCFNNIRSVSKCAARMGQLFSSSMQTYEVPIQDVEIIQDIEVESDGIKYCFSDGIGKISLSFAKKVAEKLKLDKNQIPSAFQIRYGGYKGVLAVDRHSFRKLSLRGSMLKFESKNKMLCVTNWSDSMPCFLNREVISLLSTLGVKDEAFLAMQQEQVHLLGRMLTDSDAALEVLETLSGADSKSILVKMLHGFYKPNSEPYLAMMLRANYAYQLSDLRTRCRIFVPKGRILLGCLDETGQLDYGQVFVRITVPKAKQQFEDESLRKVDGDDSTCILVGKVVVTKNPCLHPGDIRVLDAVYNEELEEMGLRDCLVFPQKGRRPHPNECSGGDLDGDLFFLSWEKDMIPSHTDSPMDYTGRRPRIMDHDVTLEEIHRFFVDYMINDTLGAISTAHLVHADREPEKARSHKCRELAELHSMAVDFAKTGAPAEMPRVLKPREYPDFMERFDKPMYISNGVLGKLYRDITELKLQVTSSSAWSEKLAEQYYDHELEVDGFDAYLETASSHKEMYAQKMTSLMKFYCAETEDELLTGNLINRASYLQRDNRRYGDMKDRILISVKDLQREAKEWFETSCEPREYQPMASAWYHVTYHPKYYQENSNFLSFPWIVGDILLHIKAVYSGVNK